From Homalodisca vitripennis isolate AUS2020 chromosome 1, UT_GWSS_2.1, whole genome shotgun sequence, the proteins below share one genomic window:
- the LOC124362917 gene encoding uncharacterized protein LOC124362917 isoform X1: MSGHKRHHIFVEKLEKGPCQARKKCLKRVNTTRWSSKNDAVKTIITCYDVLRETLEDISDNTQSETDSRTSAKGLLKALFDYESAAVMIIAAELFKILSPVTVCLQSKIIDYGMIPTVVSETISKLQSMRTDKGWEKMVGSINHFAQEHYLQKTSNKRIRKIKRFMDELAIDEIILDPMAKLRTEVFFKVLDSVITQLHDRFPERSLNFVQQMTNFSHEKLLNTGDDTLNPDIVSDMCGYYGLDTEKLCEEFDVFSQLYKGSYQNIDLSDVLSSKDDKYKNDKLTNDEVEVETQDSYDETLDCTSTIAKQRYLDQWIKKGFIRPYRCLLNISGFPYLTSLYQIILALPATSCSAERAMSKLKIVKNRLRSSMGDTWLSDMLVLASEKDILQSIPNSEIIDKFGISSENRKKLLLYKGHQG, encoded by the coding sequence ATGTCTGGACATAAAAGACATCATATCTTCGTAGAGAAGTTAGAAAAAGGTCCATGTCAGGCTAgaaaaaagtgtttgaaaagaGTAAATACGACAAGGTGGTCAAGCAAAAACGATGCCGTAAAAACCATTATAACTTGCTATGATGTCCTAAGAGAAACCCTGGAAGACATATCTGATAACACTCAATCTGAAACGGACTCAAGAACATCAGCAAAAGGACTTCTGAAAGCACTATTTGATTATGAATCTGCTGCAGTTATGATCATTGCTGCCGAACTATTCAAAATTCTGTCACCAGTGACTGTTTGTTTACAGTCTAAAATTATTGACTATGGAATGATTCCGACAGTGGTGTctgaaactatttctaaactCCAATCTATGAGAACCGACAAGGGATGGGAAAAAATGGTGGGCAGTATTAATCATTTTGCTCAAGAACACTATCTccagaaaacttcaaacaaacgaaTCCGAAAGATAAAAAGATTCATGGACGAACTTGccattgatgaaataatattagatccTATGGCAAAACTGAGGACAGAAGTCTTCTTTAAAGTGCTTGATTCCGTGATCACACAACTACATGATCGTTTTCCTGAAAGGTCATTAAATTTTGTGCAGCAAATGACTAATTTTTCTCACGAAAAGCTGCTAAACACTGGGGACGACACCCTAAACCCAGACATTGTCAGTGATATGTGTGGTTACTATGGATTGGATACCGAGAAACTTTGTGAGGAGTTTGATGTTTTCAGCCAGTTATACAAAGGCAGCTATCAAAATATTGACCTGTCAGATGTCCTTTCTTCAaaagatgataaatacaaaaatgacaaACTAACCAATGACGAAGTTGAAGTTGAAACCCAAGATTCTTATGATGAAACATTGGATTGTACAAGTACAATTGCAAAGCAACGATATCTTGATCAATGGATCAAGAAGGGCTTTATAAGACCCTATCGCTGTTTATTGAACATATCTGGGTTTCCATATTTGACATCATTGTATCAGATAATTCTCGCCCTGCCAGCAACAAGTTGCTCAGCTGAAAGagcaatgagcaaacttaaaatcgttaaaaatagatTGAGAAGCAGTATGGGTGATACCTGGTTGTCTGATATGTTGGTTTTGGCATccgaaaaggatattttacaatcaattccaaACAGTGAGATCATAGACAAATTTGGCATTTCAAGTGAGAACAGGAAAAAACTGCTGCTTTACAAAGGCCATCAAGGGTAA